In one window of Methanoculleus chikugoensis DNA:
- a CDS encoding ATP-dependent 6-phosphofructokinase produces the protein MKRIGILTSGGDAPGMNACIRAAVRTALANDLAVAGIRRGYTGLIAADAVSLDRAAIRNTIHLGGTILETSRNPDFYTREGRLRAAAAIERMGLDGVVLIGGEGTFHGASLLAADADTAALVGVPGSIDNDVYGTDYCVGFDTAANCAVEAIDRIRDTARSHERLFFLEVMGRTAGFLALESGIAGGAEELVIPEEEVSIDRISERIRAGFTTGKKSAIVVVAEGKTPGISFEIAREIGKQLNADPRVVVLGHLQRGGPPTMRDRVLGSLLGVAAVEALLEGRNGCMVGEIGGDLRCTSLEETWQKKKPLDENLLRIFSFLSE, from the coding sequence ATGAAGCGGATCGGTATCCTGACAAGCGGCGGCGACGCTCCGGGTATGAACGCCTGTATCCGGGCGGCGGTGCGGACCGCGCTCGCGAACGACCTCGCTGTCGCCGGGATACGCCGGGGATACACCGGGCTCATCGCCGCCGACGCGGTGTCGCTCGACCGGGCGGCGATCCGGAACACCATCCACCTGGGCGGCACTATCCTTGAGACCTCCCGGAACCCCGACTTCTACACGAGGGAGGGAAGGCTCCGGGCAGCGGCAGCCATCGAGCGGATGGGGCTTGACGGCGTGGTCCTGATCGGGGGGGAGGGGACGTTTCACGGCGCAAGCCTGCTTGCCGCCGACGCGGATACTGCAGCGCTCGTGGGGGTGCCGGGGAGCATCGACAACGACGTCTACGGGACCGACTACTGTGTCGGGTTCGACACGGCGGCGAACTGCGCGGTCGAGGCGATCGACCGCATCCGCGACACGGCCCGGTCCCACGAGCGCCTCTTCTTCCTCGAGGTGATGGGGCGGACGGCGGGGTTCCTGGCACTCGAGAGCGGTATCGCCGGCGGCGCCGAGGAGCTGGTCATCCCGGAAGAAGAGGTCTCGATCGACCGGATCAGCGAGCGCATACGGGCGGGGTTCACCACCGGGAAGAAGAGCGCAATCGTGGTGGTGGCGGAGGGGAAGACGCCGGGTATCTCCTTTGAGATCGCCCGGGAGATCGGGAAGCAACTCAACGCCGACCCCCGCGTCGTCGTCCTCGGGCACCTCCAGCGGGGCGGGCCGCCGACGATGCGCGACCGGGTGCTCGGGAGCCTCCTCGGTGTCGCCGCCGTCGAGGCGCTGCTTGAGGGCCGGAACGGGTGCATGGTGGGAGAGATCGGCGGCGACCTTCGATGCACCTCGCTTGAAGAGACCTGGCAGAAGAAGAAACCCCTCGACGAGAACTTATTGCGGATATTTTCGTTCCTCTCGGAATAG
- a CDS encoding phosphoglycerate kinase, protein MQKVIPRRKKTIRDIDVTGKRVLVRADFNVPLDEEGAIADDTRIRASLPTIRYLCERGARVILCSHLDRPKGEIVERLRLALVANRLSELLDRPVAALRDCIGPEVESAVAAMSDGDIVLLENLRFHPEERADNPSFAEKLADLAEVYVNDAFGASHRAHASVVGVPQHLPAVAGLLLEREVDAFTRILQNPERPFAAVIGGAKVSDKLEVLENIVSRVDLLLIGGGMAATFLASRGYPTGASHVETDRLDDVRRVGENAERRGVRLILPRDVVVAERLEEGASTRVVPATEIPDGRIIADIGPEAADEFSRELGRTRTVVWNGPMGVFEIPEFAEGTRRVAAALANLRGTTVIGGGSTTDAVQRFGLADEMTHVSTGGGAALTMLAGKPLPGVEVLEDAEEP, encoded by the coding sequence ATGCAGAAGGTAATACCAAGACGGAAGAAAACCATCCGGGACATCGACGTGACGGGGAAACGGGTCCTCGTCCGTGCCGACTTCAACGTGCCGCTCGATGAGGAAGGAGCAATCGCCGACGACACCCGCATCCGGGCCAGCCTGCCGACGATACGCTACCTCTGCGAACGGGGAGCGCGGGTAATCCTCTGCTCCCACCTTGACCGGCCGAAAGGCGAGATCGTTGAGCGGTTACGCCTTGCCCTCGTGGCGAACCGACTCTCCGAACTGCTCGACCGGCCGGTCGCCGCGCTCCGGGACTGCATCGGGCCGGAGGTGGAGAGCGCGGTCGCGGCGATGAGCGACGGGGATATCGTCCTCCTCGAGAACCTCCGGTTCCACCCGGAAGAGCGGGCTGACAATCCCTCCTTTGCGGAGAAGCTCGCCGATCTTGCCGAGGTCTACGTCAACGACGCCTTCGGCGCCTCGCACCGGGCCCACGCATCGGTCGTGGGTGTCCCGCAGCACCTGCCGGCGGTGGCCGGGCTCCTTCTGGAGAGGGAAGTCGACGCGTTTACGCGCATCCTGCAGAACCCTGAGAGGCCGTTTGCCGCCGTTATCGGCGGCGCCAAGGTGAGCGACAAACTGGAAGTCCTCGAGAACATCGTCTCCCGGGTGGACCTCCTTCTCATCGGAGGGGGCATGGCGGCGACGTTCCTTGCGAGCCGGGGCTACCCGACCGGTGCGTCGCACGTCGAGACCGACCGCCTGGACGACGTCAGAAGGGTCGGGGAGAATGCAGAAAGACGCGGCGTCCGCCTCATCCTCCCCCGGGACGTCGTCGTCGCGGAGAGACTGGAGGAGGGCGCTTCGACCCGGGTTGTGCCCGCGACGGAGATCCCGGACGGCCGGATCATCGCCGATATCGGGCCTGAGGCTGCCGACGAGTTCTCCCGGGAACTCGGGCGTACCCGAACCGTTGTCTGGAACGGCCCGATGGGGGTCTTCGAGATCCCGGAGTTTGCGGAGGGGACCCGCCGGGTCGCCGCGGCCCTCGCCAACCTCCGCGGCACCACGGTCATCGGCGGCGGTTCGACCACGGATGCGGTGCAGCGGTTCGGACTTGCCGACGAGATGACCCATGTCTCGACGGGCGGCGGGGCCGCGCTCACTATGCTTGCGGGAAAGCCGCTTCCGGGCGTGGAAGTGCTCGAAGATGCGGAGGAGCCATGA
- a CDS encoding PIG-L family deacetylase — translation MMRPVYLAVTIAIFLLTLPAGVSAIDTALAVYVGAHPDDIDIGMSGSLYKYDLNRHPILWIVVTDGGADRREYGLESDAARAWVKDDGTDSKNWVAPNGQVFNRGFYSNDLSRKRCGLNGSYQHVFLDNSSMIQEFDWRSRVDARVGSGVVEKVQMSYPDPSNSSQSYLYPDGGLHNGTMKNVYSEKLAEGLAETIYQTIISGNYSKDMILIHSHAPVHIARNSHEHPDHEMTGNAVLAAIDLLVVNYGIKSVDATWYTIYNPIRPGLGYVQTKENIVNYKNSKSNLVKTDWETAYNVQIGRKFYWIEYPNDPGDFEYVVREDYPAKQSQWNLFTSRNYV, via the coding sequence ATGATGAGACCGGTTTATCTCGCCGTTACCATCGCGATATTCCTCCTCACATTGCCGGCCGGGGTGAGCGCAATAGATACCGCGTTGGCCGTATACGTCGGAGCCCATCCTGATGATATCGATATCGGGATGTCAGGTTCGCTCTACAAGTACGATCTTAACAGGCATCCGATTCTCTGGATCGTTGTGACGGATGGAGGAGCTGATCGGCGCGAATACGGCCTTGAATCGGATGCCGCAAGAGCATGGGTAAAGGATGATGGAACGGATTCTAAAAATTGGGTTGCTCCCAACGGCCAGGTATTTAATAGAGGCTTCTATTCGAACGATCTCTCTAGAAAGAGGTGCGGGCTTAACGGCTCTTACCAACATGTGTTCCTCGATAACTCAAGTATGATACAGGAGTTCGATTGGAGATCCCGGGTCGATGCCCGGGTCGGCTCCGGCGTAGTTGAAAAAGTTCAAATGAGTTATCCTGATCCCTCGAATTCATCACAATCATATCTATATCCGGATGGAGGTCTCCATAACGGCACGATGAAGAACGTATACAGTGAAAAACTCGCAGAGGGCCTTGCGGAAACAATCTATCAGACGATTATCTCCGGGAACTATAGTAAAGACATGATTCTTATACACTCACACGCGCCGGTTCACATTGCGAGAAACTCCCACGAGCATCCGGATCACGAGATGACCGGAAACGCCGTTCTCGCAGCTATCGATCTTTTGGTTGTTAATTACGGTATCAAATCAGTTGATGCAACCTGGTACACTATTTATAATCCCATCCGCCCGGGGCTGGGTTATGTTCAAACAAAAGAGAATATCGTGAATTATAAAAACAGCAAATCGAACTTGGTTAAAACTGACTGGGAGACGGCATACAATGTCCAGATAGGACGAAAATTCTACTGGATCGAGTATCCGAACGATCCCGGGGATTTCGAGTATGTTGTACGTGAGGATTACCCAGCAAAGCAAAGCCAGTGGAATTTGTTTACATCGCGGAACTATGTGTAA
- a CDS encoding PRC-barrel domain-containing protein: protein MRGTATEMQARNIIRGKDIADYSVRNPQGEDLGTIKDVVIDTSEGCIAYAALSFGGILGLGDKLFAVPWEALRYNATDDTFVLDMPRERLENAPGFDKDNWPTTAERGWLTGMYSHYGYTPYWERRSER from the coding sequence ATGAGAGGAACTGCCACAGAGATGCAGGCACGGAATATTATACGGGGGAAGGATATTGCGGATTATTCGGTCAGGAACCCGCAGGGTGAGGATCTCGGGACGATCAAGGATGTCGTGATCGATACGAGCGAAGGCTGCATCGCTTATGCCGCCCTCTCGTTCGGGGGGATCCTGGGGCTCGGCGACAAACTCTTCGCCGTCCCCTGGGAGGCCCTGCGGTACAACGCGACCGACGACACCTTCGTCCTTGACATGCCCAGAGAGCGGCTGGAGAACGCGCCGGGCTTCGACAAGGACAACTGGCCGACGACCGCTGAACGCGGGTGGCTCACCGGGATGTACAGCCACTACGGGTATACCCCCTACTGGGAGCGTCGCTCCGAACGGTGA
- a CDS encoding ChaB family protein translates to MKRSTAPGSSTPALRGGETKKNSQEEVAHKVAWAAVEQVYEKGAGGEWRRKEGRHIRSCSGQSCLPGARTGERSCGTTHPATNIFQ, encoded by the coding sequence GTGAAGCGTTCAACAGCGCCCGGGAGCAGTACGCCGGCCCTTCGGGGCGGCGAAACCAAAAAAAACTCGCAGGAGGAGGTTGCCCACAAAGTCGCCTGGGCGGCGGTGGAGCAGGTCTACGAGAAAGGGGCGGGCGGAGAGTGGAGGAGAAAGGAGGGGCGACACATTCGATCGTGCTCCGGGCAATCCTGTCTTCCGGGCGCACGCACGGGAGAACGCTCCTGTGGCACCACACATCCAGCCACCAATATATTTCAATAA
- a CDS encoding TIGR04013 family B12-binding domain/radical SAM domain-containing protein, with translation MKVYWRQIPLANNTFAALTAACEVHGYDLGAADGPRPDVTLYSLNSINERVYRDEIAEAGCVTIVGGPHASACYREVAEYADYVVVGEGEYTLPALLSAIEEGRDPPPGVATAAGYTPARHTVLLDGYPPFSQIKGFVEITRGCPFSCGYCQTPRLFGRCMRHRSIDEIARYASRYRDIRFVTPNAFAYGSDGVHLRLDRVERLLRSLKGRVYFGTFPGEVRPECVSRQSVELVLDHCANTRLHFGAQSGSDRVLRRLHRGHTVEDVVRAFDLCREHGLVPVVDFILGLPFESDDDQRATLDLVKMVARGGKAHIHYFMPLPGTPLQDARPRPLLPETEKVLGKLALDGRITGSWMDHEIRFFRRTSHL, from the coding sequence ATGAAGGTCTACTGGCGACAGATCCCCCTGGCGAACAACACCTTCGCCGCGCTTACCGCAGCGTGCGAGGTGCACGGATACGACCTCGGGGCGGCGGACGGGCCGCGTCCCGACGTCACCCTCTATAGCCTGAACTCCATCAACGAGCGCGTGTATCGCGACGAGATCGCGGAGGCCGGCTGCGTAACGATCGTCGGCGGCCCCCACGCCTCCGCCTGCTACCGCGAGGTGGCGGAGTACGCCGACTACGTCGTCGTCGGGGAGGGAGAGTACACCCTCCCGGCGCTTCTCTCCGCCATCGAGGAAGGACGAGATCCTCCTCCCGGGGTCGCCACCGCCGCGGGTTACACACCCGCCCGCCACACCGTCCTCCTCGACGGCTACCCGCCCTTCTCGCAGATCAAGGGGTTCGTCGAGATCACCCGGGGGTGCCCGTTCTCCTGCGGTTACTGCCAGACACCGCGCCTCTTCGGGCGGTGCATGCGCCACCGCTCCATCGACGAGATCGCCCGTTACGCCTCGCGCTACCGGGATATCCGGTTCGTCACCCCGAACGCGTTCGCCTACGGCTCCGACGGCGTCCACCTCCGTCTCGACAGGGTCGAACGTCTCCTCCGGAGCCTCAAAGGCCGGGTCTACTTCGGCACCTTCCCCGGCGAGGTGCGCCCGGAGTGCGTCTCGCGGCAGTCCGTCGAGCTCGTCCTCGACCACTGCGCCAACACCCGCCTGCACTTCGGGGCGCAGTCGGGGAGCGATCGTGTGCTGCGCCGCCTTCATCGGGGGCATACCGTCGAGGACGTCGTCCGTGCCTTCGACCTCTGCCGGGAGCACGGCCTCGTTCCGGTCGTCGATTTCATCCTCGGGCTGCCGTTCGAGAGCGACGACGATCAGCGCGCGACGCTCGACCTCGTGAAGATGGTCGCCCGGGGCGGGAAGGCGCACATCCACTACTTCATGCCGCTTCCCGGGACTCCCCTTCAGGATGCCCGCCCCCGTCCGCTCCTTCCTGAGACGGAGAAGGTTCTCGGGAAACTCGCGCTCGACGGCAGAATAACCGGCTCGTGGATGGATCATGAGATAAGGTTTTTTAGACGCACTTCTCATCTATAG
- a CDS encoding metallophosphoesterase family protein, which translates to MTDVLLLADLHGNYGKLDAFLSYDYDAVIIAGDITNFGPLEPVDSVLSNFEVPCFAIPGNCDPREIIDVLERSDAVCLHNSWIALGKITLAGLGGSNKTPFDTPFELTEEEIDKDLTRITNHMDKNIHNVLLCHAPPYEALDTVEDNHVGSPSIRKHLARFDLVCCAHIHEARGVTEVDGVKVVNPGPASEGYGAIIRFGKEPKDIHIDLIAV; encoded by the coding sequence ATGACGGATGTGCTACTCCTAGCAGATCTGCACGGTAACTACGGAAAGCTTGACGCTTTTCTCAGCTACGACTACGATGCAGTCATCATTGCAGGCGATATCACCAATTTCGGTCCACTTGAGCCTGTAGATTCGGTACTCTCCAACTTTGAGGTGCCGTGTTTCGCAATCCCCGGCAACTGCGATCCCCGCGAGATCATCGATGTGCTCGAACGCTCGGATGCGGTCTGCCTGCACAATTCGTGGATCGCACTCGGCAAGATCACGCTCGCGGGTCTTGGCGGTTCGAACAAGACCCCGTTCGACACGCCGTTCGAGCTGACGGAGGAAGAGATCGACAAAGACCTCACCCGGATCACCAATCACATGGATAAAAACATCCACAACGTCCTGCTCTGTCACGCCCCGCCATACGAGGCGCTGGACACCGTCGAGGATAACCACGTCGGCAGCCCGAGCATCCGCAAGCACCTGGCCCGGTTCGATCTGGTCTGCTGTGCTCACATTCACGAGGCACGGGGCGTCACCGAGGTCGACGGCGTCAAGGTCGTCAACCCCGGCCCCGCTTCAGAAGGCTACGGTGCTATCATCCGTTTCGGGAAGGAGCCCAAAGATATCCATATCGACCTTATTGCTGTTTAG
- the cyaB gene encoding class IV adenylate cyclase, with protein MLEVEAKFAVKDLESVRAGLDRKGVRMGRRQQERDVYYNAPHRDFGETDEALRVRYDDTGVTVTYKGPKIRVGSAKAREEFNLAVADGETLEGILSRLGFRRAAMVLKVREFYEMGDVTVTLDDIEGLGTFAEIEILTDENKEDAADRIGAIAKELGVGGPPIYTSYLEMLLSKQQ; from the coding sequence ATGCTCGAAGTGGAAGCAAAATTTGCGGTCAAAGACCTGGAGAGCGTTAGGGCCGGGCTCGACCGGAAGGGGGTACGGATGGGAAGAAGGCAGCAGGAACGCGATGTCTACTACAACGCTCCTCACCGCGATTTCGGGGAGACCGACGAGGCGTTACGGGTCAGGTACGACGATACCGGGGTCACCGTGACCTACAAAGGCCCGAAGATCCGGGTCGGGAGTGCAAAGGCCCGCGAGGAGTTCAACCTCGCGGTAGCCGACGGAGAGACGCTTGAAGGGATCCTCTCGCGTCTCGGGTTCCGGCGGGCCGCCATGGTCTTGAAGGTGCGGGAGTTCTACGAGATGGGGGACGTGACGGTCACGCTCGACGACATCGAGGGGCTCGGGACGTTCGCCGAGATCGAGATCCTGACAGACGAGAACAAAGAGGATGCCGCCGACCGGATCGGGGCTATTGCAAAAGAATTGGGTGTAGGCGGTCCACCGATCTACACCTCGTATCTGGAGATGCTGTTATCTAAACAGCAATAA
- a CDS encoding AAA family ATPase, with protein MDEIQQQVGGVSYAPSPPEEFCGRREELEQLSAILSRAGEHGQTVMISGPPGIGKSSLLNRLAYEVQERPGGRQSPVLRAEVFDLPGMIFAAFRELLNDLRRSSASARFGSLLDAESMSEALRYADDVFEKYAAPVEPVGLLPKAGEEIVGVFARTPEVGYDRVYQAFEELLKELGRQMSMTGHVAAVLLDDVHLASSHDRRLLRDVVRDLPPGILLAFTCRTEDGAGSGYATMQEEIRELGIHEVQLTGMQRPEIRELGERRFHFSIDDAAAGLLEERAGDPFGLMACFNALRNRGLSPSRENVADVIAGADDPAGLVFAALPEPMKAWMENLCVLNPPFPVPVMACMLDLQEAGVAPATDRLLESSMFRRLPDGEYAFAHPLLQEHCRHCLSEETTVALNARAADCFERSIHRLPDRLHVLLSLAGHLFDAHEYGKAADLNLEIGLRFHHRDDHDTALLLTERAIISAEHLEDDALLAAAKRQRDLIRQRASGPLTAGR; from the coding sequence ATGGACGAGATACAGCAGCAGGTCGGCGGAGTCTCGTACGCCCCCTCGCCTCCGGAAGAGTTCTGCGGCAGACGGGAGGAACTCGAGCAACTCTCGGCCATCCTCTCGCGGGCAGGAGAGCACGGGCAGACGGTGATGATCTCCGGTCCACCGGGCATCGGAAAGAGTTCGCTCCTGAACCGGCTCGCATACGAGGTGCAGGAACGCCCCGGCGGGCGACAGTCCCCTGTCCTCAGGGCAGAGGTCTTCGACCTCCCGGGGATGATCTTCGCTGCGTTCCGGGAGTTGTTGAACGATCTTAGGCGATCCTCGGCATCCGCAAGGTTCGGGAGCCTCCTTGATGCCGAGAGCATGAGCGAGGCTCTCCGGTATGCCGACGACGTCTTCGAGAAATACGCCGCCCCGGTGGAGCCGGTCGGCCTGCTCCCGAAGGCCGGCGAGGAGATCGTCGGCGTCTTCGCCCGAACACCCGAGGTCGGATACGACCGTGTATACCAGGCCTTCGAGGAACTGCTCAAGGAACTCGGGAGACAGATGAGCATGACGGGCCACGTTGCGGCGGTTCTCCTCGACGACGTCCACCTCGCCTCGAGCCACGACCGGCGCCTCCTCCGGGATGTCGTGCGCGACCTCCCGCCCGGCATCCTCCTCGCCTTCACCTGCCGGACGGAGGATGGCGCCGGTTCCGGATACGCGACGATGCAGGAGGAGATCCGGGAGCTCGGTATCCACGAAGTGCAACTCACCGGGATGCAGCGACCCGAGATCCGGGAACTCGGGGAGAGGCGGTTTCACTTCTCCATCGACGATGCGGCCGCCGGCCTCCTCGAAGAGAGAGCAGGCGACCCGTTTGGCCTTATGGCCTGCTTCAACGCCCTGCGCAACCGGGGGCTCTCACCGTCCCGGGAGAACGTCGCGGACGTCATCGCCGGGGCAGACGATCCGGCGGGGCTTGTCTTCGCCGCGCTCCCCGAACCCATGAAGGCATGGATGGAGAACCTCTGCGTCTTAAACCCCCCGTTCCCCGTGCCGGTCATGGCCTGCATGCTCGATCTCCAGGAGGCGGGCGTGGCGCCGGCAACCGACCGGCTGCTGGAGAGCAGCATGTTCCGCAGGCTCCCGGACGGCGAGTATGCCTTCGCGCACCCCCTCCTGCAGGAGCACTGCAGGCACTGCCTCTCTGAAGAGACGACGGTTGCGCTCAACGCCCGCGCTGCAGACTGCTTCGAGCGCTCCATACATCGCCTCCCCGACAGGCTGCACGTCCTCCTCTCGCTTGCCGGTCACCTCTTTGACGCGCACGAGTACGGGAAAGCCGCCGACCTGAACCTGGAGATCGGGCTCCGGTTCCATCATCGCGATGACCACGACACCGCCCTGCTGCTCACGGAGCGGGCGATCATCTCCGCGGAGCATCTCGAAGACGATGCGCTCCTCGCCGCCGCAAAACGGCAGAGAGACCTTATCCGGCAGAGAGCCTCCGGCCCGCTCACGGCCGGGCGGTGA
- a CDS encoding peptidylprolyl isomerase encodes MALQEGDFIRLRYTGRVGENIFDTTDEENAKEEGIYNPRAEYGPVTVRLGSHHIIIGLEDELVGKEVGAEGEVDVPPEKAFGAHEDEAVKSVPVTQFREKPQRGMRVEVEGREGVVVDVIGRRAVVDFNHPLAGKTLNYSYAILEKVEEPVEQIKGLIKLFSGRTDIGITIADGTVELELPPAITYDRRWMVWRGTLVREIFENYSDINDVVMKETISRPEKPEAAPEIIETAEPEETNETEE; translated from the coding sequence ATGGCACTTCAGGAAGGAGATTTTATCAGGCTCAGGTACACCGGCCGCGTCGGTGAGAATATTTTCGATACCACGGATGAGGAGAACGCAAAGGAAGAAGGGATCTACAACCCGCGGGCGGAGTACGGTCCTGTCACCGTCCGCCTGGGGAGCCACCACATCATCATCGGTCTTGAGGACGAGTTGGTCGGCAAAGAGGTCGGCGCCGAGGGCGAGGTCGACGTTCCGCCCGAGAAGGCGTTCGGGGCGCACGAGGATGAAGCCGTAAAGTCCGTCCCGGTCACGCAGTTCCGCGAGAAGCCCCAGAGGGGGATGCGGGTCGAGGTCGAAGGCCGCGAGGGCGTCGTCGTCGACGTCATCGGAAGGCGTGCGGTCGTCGACTTCAACCACCCGCTTGCCGGCAAGACCCTGAACTACTCCTACGCGATCCTCGAGAAGGTCGAGGAGCCGGTGGAGCAGATCAAGGGCCTCATCAAGCTCTTCTCGGGCAGAACCGACATCGGGATCACCATCGCCGACGGGACGGTCGAACTGGAACTCCCCCCCGCGATCACCTACGACCGCCGCTGGATGGTCTGGCGCGGTACCCTCGTTCGTGAGATCTTCGAGAACTACTCCGATATCAACGACGTCGTCATGAAGGAGACGATCTCCCGCCCGGAGAAGCCGGAGGCGGCGCCCGAGATCATCGAGACCGCCGAACCCGAAGAGACGAACGAGACTGAGGAGTAA
- the rqcH gene encoding Rqc2 family fibronectin-binding protein yields MYSESMATLQGMSGVDLRALVAEAADRLPLWVGKIYQFDAKTLGIRLNGEDRAKYFFLVETGRRAHFTAEFPVPPKNPPSFAMLLRKHLEGGKVLGIRQLGLERTISLDIGKRDTTYHLIFELFDEGNAVLCDEAYTIIKPLWHHRFKTREVVPGAVYAFEGSDCLSLSPEAFRTMLAESDRDIVRTLAVGCMLGGAYAEEVCWMAGVEKSAAAAEVDATAVWEAFERLMADVGERREPVITPSGCWPVVLAGEEVRERFATFSEALDAFYPKTAGEKQGAAAEKPRLSQAEVIRRRQAEAIKGFEKKIERYGRIVEVIYENYTAVTGIIATLDEASKNRSWQEIEQILKANGDNPAVKMVRGVHPADAAVDLDLSGERVKVYVHETIEQNLGRYYDQIKKFKKKKTGALAAMERTVPEKPRAKRSLALQKKRWYHRFRWFTTSDGVLVIGGRDASQNEELVKKYMEGGDLFVHADVHGGSVVIVKGATEHLDEAVRFAASYSNAWKAGHFTADVYAAQPDQVSKTAESGEYVARGAFIVRGERQYFRNVPLGMAIGLATAPEVAVIGGPSDAVTGRTKVWVELRPGQFEPNDTARKVVRALREKLSEDEWKGLKNALNTEAVAAFVPPGGSDIVEP; encoded by the coding sequence ATGTATTCTGAATCAATGGCGACACTACAGGGAATGAGCGGGGTCGATCTTCGGGCGCTGGTAGCGGAGGCCGCCGATCGCCTCCCGCTCTGGGTCGGCAAGATCTACCAGTTCGACGCGAAGACCCTCGGCATCAGGCTGAACGGTGAAGACCGGGCGAAGTACTTTTTCCTCGTCGAGACGGGACGGCGCGCCCACTTTACCGCGGAGTTTCCTGTGCCTCCAAAGAACCCCCCGAGTTTTGCGATGCTGCTCCGGAAGCACCTCGAGGGCGGGAAGGTGCTCGGCATCCGGCAGCTCGGGCTCGAGCGCACGATAAGCCTCGATATCGGGAAGCGGGATACGACCTACCACCTCATCTTCGAACTCTTCGACGAGGGGAACGCCGTCCTCTGCGATGAAGCGTATACGATAATCAAGCCCCTCTGGCACCACCGGTTCAAGACCCGGGAGGTGGTCCCGGGTGCGGTCTACGCCTTCGAGGGATCCGACTGCTTGTCTCTCTCGCCGGAGGCGTTCCGGACGATGCTTGCAGAGTCCGACCGCGACATCGTCCGGACGCTCGCCGTCGGGTGCATGCTCGGCGGCGCGTATGCCGAAGAGGTCTGCTGGATGGCGGGCGTCGAGAAGAGCGCCGCCGCCGCCGAAGTGGACGCGACGGCCGTCTGGGAAGCGTTCGAACGGCTGATGGCCGATGTCGGGGAACGCCGTGAGCCGGTGATAACGCCGTCCGGGTGCTGGCCGGTGGTGCTTGCCGGGGAAGAGGTTCGCGAGCGGTTTGCGACCTTCAGCGAGGCGCTGGATGCCTTCTACCCGAAGACGGCTGGCGAGAAGCAGGGAGCCGCGGCCGAGAAGCCCCGCCTCTCCCAGGCGGAGGTGATCCGGCGGCGGCAGGCTGAGGCGATCAAGGGCTTCGAGAAGAAGATCGAGCGCTATGGGCGGATCGTGGAAGTGATCTACGAGAACTACACGGCCGTTACCGGGATCATAGCGACGCTCGATGAGGCGAGCAAAAACCGGTCGTGGCAGGAGATCGAGCAGATCCTGAAAGCGAACGGCGATAACCCTGCGGTAAAGATGGTCAGGGGCGTCCATCCTGCCGATGCGGCGGTCGATCTCGACCTATCGGGAGAGCGGGTTAAGGTATACGTCCACGAGACGATCGAGCAGAACCTCGGCCGCTACTACGACCAGATCAAGAAGTTCAAGAAGAAGAAGACGGGCGCGCTCGCGGCGATGGAGCGGACGGTTCCCGAGAAGCCCAGGGCGAAACGGAGCCTTGCTCTCCAGAAAAAGCGGTGGTATCACCGCTTCCGCTGGTTCACCACCAGCGACGGCGTCCTCGTCATCGGCGGCCGGGATGCTTCCCAGAACGAGGAACTCGTCAAGAAATACATGGAAGGCGGGGACCTCTTCGTCCACGCCGACGTCCACGGCGGGAGCGTCGTCATCGTGAAGGGCGCGACCGAGCACCTTGACGAGGCCGTGCGGTTCGCCGCCTCCTACTCCAACGCCTGGAAGGCCGGGCACTTCACGGCGGACGTCTACGCCGCCCAGCCTGACCAGGTGAGCAAGACGGCCGAGTCCGGCGAGTACGTGGCCCGGGGAGCCTTCATCGTCCGCGGCGAGCGGCAGTACTTCAGGAACGTGCCCCTGGGGATGGCGATCGGTCTTGCGACCGCTCCCGAGGTCGCCGTCATCGGCGGCCCGTCCGATGCCGTCACCGGGCGTACGAAAGTGTGGGTGGAACTCCGGCCCGGGCAGTTCGAACCAAACGATACCGCGAGGAAGGTCGTCCGGGCACTCAGGGAGAAACTCTCGGAGGACGAGTGGAAAGGGCTCAAGAACGCCCTGAACACCGAAGCGGTCGCCGCATTCGTCCCGCCGGGAGGCTCGGATATCGTGGAACCATGA